The stretch of DNA TCTCtggataaataattaaaatttgtaaaCAATTTTGTATTTAGGAAAAAATCCGCAGAGAGAAATACTGTAGTTAGCTCCTACTACGGACAAGACTAGATGGGAGTGTTAGGACAGTGTCAATGGATTTCCCCGAAATGCTTTATGCTGGTGTCCGGATCGGCTCTCGCTGTGAGAGCTTCTGCTTCTGCATCGTTTCAATAAGCCTGTAGTTACTCTGTGAATTTTGCCAACTGCCAcaggacaaaataaaaaatgtacgaGTAAACCGAAGTACAAAATGACTGATCTACAATGTATTTCATCGTGTGTCTATATCTGCAATGAAAGTCGAAAGCTCACAATGTGTTAAGAATGACGCTTGTGAATTGTCGTTTGCCGTACCAAAAGCaccaaatatatagatatatatctctctctcattctagaaTTCCTTTTTTAACACAGAGCAAAAAGCTTTACTGAAGAATGCTACCGGTTTGAAAGCTGCCAAGATCTTCTGACGCGCTAGAAACTGTCACTTCAAAGTGTCCCTCCCACTTGGGGATTACTGCTGCGTTTAGTTTCAGTCTTGAAACAGCTGCACCAAATCCAATTCAGCCCTACGTTTTTAACTTACTAAGAAtgacgcttgtgtgtgtgtgtgtgtgtgtatgtgagaagCACACTTTGAAGTGGAATTCAACCAACAATCTGATTAACACTTTGAATAGCTAATGGAAACTGCCCTGCACTTAGATTACACCTATCACTGCCCTCAGTCTGATTCACGTTGCCAAGTGTCGTCTACCCAAAATTTCTGGCTCGCACAACTAAAAAGTGACGAGCAGAAGGAGAGAATAGCAACGTCCCCCTCCCGCCCCGGCAGATTTAGTTATGAGAGTCAGACGCAAATGGTAATGTTATGAAATCCTCCTCGCGGACCATAAGATTGGACCCTGTTTCACATCTGTATATTGTCAAAGAGGTCACGAAGAAGTCCCCCAACACACATCACATCACATCtctccaaaaagaaaaaacaaaaacaggagtAACTTTAGGAAATGACCACTCTGCCTGCAGGAGGAAACATTAATACAAAAGAATTTATACAAAAGAACACATACAAATGGGTGaccctctctttcctcctccttctctataACCTTCCTCCGGGGGTCTAAACATCTCCTTGAAACGTATGTCCGAACaaatcatatttttccttcttaaataaaaaaaaaagaagaggacacACTCGCACACTCATTTACAAGACCAGCAACGACACTACCCTGGCGAGAGCGAAAAAGGTGTTCACACAAAGAATAATTCTCCATACGACtaactgtacttttttttttttttgtagtagagACGATTCTTCAATCACTGAAGCATTTGGCACAATGAAATGGGTTGGCAGAAAGTGTGGACAATATTTACTTAGCAAaagaaccaaatatatatactgtatatatatatatacatttatgcatgATCGTGtcaaatgaaattacaatttgactacattatatacactataaacatttttgtacatacattcatacattttaCACCATTGCTCAGGATTTCTCCAGAAGTCATTGAATATCAGCAGCAGTTTAATACATAtctatgctgtatatatattgcatttatatataaaatagtacagGTATAAAAAGTGTTTGTAAATGACAACAGACAATGAGTATTGTGACTATTTAGCATGCAGATTACGTGATCAGACGCATACGCGTAACAATCTTCTGACGTTTCGGTACCTGGACGTTTTCGATCGTCAGGCAGACGCAGTGCCCTCGTCTCAGGAGATCTTCTTCGGGGCAAAGATCAAGGCGTCAGAATCGGAATGACCACCAAGAAACTGTTTTCTCTATTgtaatattgtattattatatatacacaatcccCTTATCTTAACAGGTTATTACACATCAAATACATCCGAACACTTCGAAAAATAAGAGCTACTTACCTTTTACAAATCTATTCCCACTGGTGTCCTGAGACTGCTAAGTCCAGCAGATTTCAGTGAACATGTTCATACGTGACAAAGACTTGGTGAGAGGGTGTCATAGGCGAACACCTACATAAGCTTAAAATCTACGAATGCCAATAGACCTGACCTTGAGAAAATTCAAAATCACAGACGGCAACCATTGAAATTTTAGAAGGTTAAAATTTTTCTGGTCTTACACAATAGACTTAAGAGTACTTAAACGATTCATATATATAGTCAACAAGTTGGACGTCTGAGTGAAAAACGATGCAAAACACCTCATACATCAACCACATGAAAATGAGGGGTCAAGTGATATCTGATGATTCCTCGcaattcatggaaaaaaatataggCTATTCTCTTTAGACTACACTGGTAAATCATCTCCTGTCACACCTGAGGACTTAATCGATGTATAAACAActgctttcattctctctctctctcgatcctctgCAAAATTTTAAGAGATTTTCATTTTCCTCGTAGATTTGACCGAGTCAGCGCTTACAATTAATTCAGAGGTCAATCCTCTCTGTGGGTTTGTATCTTTTCAAGGACTTTTCCATGTTGACTCGATGTCCAACCCTTCTAACCCCCAAATTGATAAGGGTGTCATTGTTTATACCCATCAGTTTTCTACCATCGATATCCTGTTCCTCAAAGGAGTCTTTGTACTCTGGCATAAAGATGCTTTCCAGCCACTCGGTCGTGTCACGCGTCGTCCACTCTGTCAGGGTTTTGTTTCTGAATCCTGGCACCTCGTCACTGTCACCACTGTTCTGGTTCCCGAGTATTCTGACAGATGGGTCGTAGTCATCGTTGGAGATCTGAATGACCGTCTTGTTCCGTTTGTTCTGTGATTCGGCTAGCGACATGTCGCAAAATTCTGGGGGCGGTGCCAAGACCATCTCTCCCGCCGCTTGTTCTCGGGCCGGCACGCCTGCTAGCGTGTTGACCTCGTTGAGGGAATCCATGTGCATTCGTATCAGCTGGAGGGACTCCTCGATGCTCCGCTCGTACTCTGTCTCCCCTGTGTCCACGTTGGTCGTCTTTTTGTACGCATTCCTATCCGCTGCGGATGCGCGAGAGGTAGGCGGTGCACTTTTCTCTCTCACTGTTATGGGCTCACTTTCAGCACCCCAGTGGGGGTCTCTCGAGGCTGATCGGCTTCTGTTGAGAGTTCCCCCCATCGTACTCTTGATGGCCTGGCTGGCTGGCGGCACTGAGCTACCTCTGGTGATGGTCGCCGCATGGGGCATTCTGGGCAAGGTCGCTCGCATCTGCATGGCGGCGCTTGCGTGGTGGTGatgcggaatctctctctctgcggtaCTCCCAGAGCCAGATGACAGGCTACTCAAAGAGGAAAGAGTGCTGATTGTGTCTTGGTCTACAGAACGTGTGAGGTTTCGACTCTGACTAGCATCCAGTTCTGTGTCTAAATCGGGTTCGGTGGTCTCTTGAGGTGGAGGGAGTTTCACCAGTGAAACGGCATTTCTTGTAAGAGTTCCAGTCCTCCTGGCACCGTTGCTATCACTGTCTTTGCTGGAATCACTCTTGTCGCCCTTTTCGTTCGTGAGAATCCAAGTGCGATCGCTAGCTTCGTCGGAGCTCTCGGAAGCTTCTGAGCTGTCGTCCCGAGTTCCGTGCCTGGCGAACCTTTCATTTTTACTTCCTGAGATTGTATCAGACTCTGTATTTATGACAGTCACATAACTTGACTCTGGATGAACATCTTGGTCAGAACTAACTCCACTCGACGAGTTATCTCCATCTTCTATGTTAAAATCATTTGGACAGGACTGGGAGTTTTTCATGATGAGGAGAGACTTTGAATCGTCCCGAGGCAATGCGGGAACTGGCTTAGCTTTCGTTCCGCTCGGAACagtcttctccttttggcgattgaAGAGAGCAGATTCCTGAATAGCATCAGAAATTGCTTTGCCGTTACCGTTCTCGCCGTTGACCTTCTTCACTGGACTCGAAGTCATGGATTTTGACCCGTCGCTTCCTCCGTCATCTTGTCTAGCCTGTCTCTCAGCTGCTTTCTGAGCAATCAAGTCTTTGAAGTTACTGTTAAGAGGAGTTGGGTTCTTTGAAGGTGCTGCATAGTGGGGAATATCAGAGGGGTCTGATATGGAAGTTACGAGGTTGGGTGAGAAATCAACtgactgctttttcttcttcagagTTCTCGTCTTTTTGCTCTGTGAATCATCTTGGGAATTATAGGTGTGGTCTTCATCAGAACTATAATCAGGCTCGGGAATGTCTGGCACAGATGAGGCGACGGATCCAGGCCCAGTGTAAGCCTTATTTGGAGAACAAGATTCCTTTTGCTCTTGCACAGATTTATTATTCTTTGGTCTAGCATAAGTAACTGCATCACTGATTGGGGCCTTCTGGGCacaggttggggatgtcatctctctcatctttgtCTCGCCTTCTGTTCCCCTGAATGTTGAGTAAGTTGTGGAATATATTCCTGAATCTAAGGAAGTCTCCTTCTCGGGCGATCCTTTCTGAACACTAGGTCTGTTTGTGCTCGGTGGCAGACTCTGGGAGCGCGTTTTTGCGGTGCCACCATTCTTGCGATTCAAAGCTGCCATCATGTCAGGACTACGGTATCCAACCGCTTTAATTTCTTCTGGAGAGGCGTAAAGCTTGGCGCAATCAGTAGGGCGGAAGCTAGACTGAACACCAGGGGAGAGAGGAGCTGCATCTGTAGTTGAAGCCGCTAGTCCGACGGCTGCGTAATCACTCTTTGACCTGCTTATGTCAACCTTCACAAGCTGTCCAAGCGGAGGTGGCGGCGGAGGATGCGTTGGCGGAGGATGAAGGCCTGCTTTACGAAGCATGTTGGAGTTGACAGCCGACTGGGATCTCCTGAGAAGTCTGTAATCCATGGAACCTGGAGAACAGTTAGGAGAGTCACTGCTTTCCTCCTCAGTTCCCTCCTCGCCACTCTGCCAAGAATCCTTAGACTCGGGAGACTGCGCCGTGGTCCTCTCTAGCATGGTCGAGCGGTGTGGCGGACACGCAAGGGAGTGTCGTGAATTCCGTTCGTTTAATGTTGTGACGAAGAGGTCTTCCTGCGAAACAGACTTGCGCTTCTCCTCTATGGTTAACTCCGCTTGGGATCCCATGACCCCGACCTTCAAATCTGGAGTGGAATGGTAATCCTTGTGCAGTCTGCTGAGGTCCAGTGCTTGCCTTGCTTTCAGGGCCTGAAAAAGAGGACAGACTCTGAGTGGACGTAAATGTTAGCTAGGTTCTAAGAAGTGCGCAAAGTCTCAATGCCATGCGGAGTCTATGAAACACACGATACTGCAGAAGCTTGACAATTTTCTCTCCGTACACAAAAGCTAAACAAGTGGATGTTTCACAGCTTCaggcaaaagtaaaaataagtccATTAAAAATAAGTTAACTATGAAGACTGAATTCTTATGTCATCAGGATTTTCGTCTATTGAGAAGTTGTAAAGACCTACACTACCATAGTTTTAGGACTCAAGACTGCtacatttaaaaatgaatttatcaaatTACATCTCAATTTAGTGTTCTACATTCACCAGTTCTCAAATCTTAAAGGCAAGAAATGTCAGGGagactgaaaaaatgaaaaaaattaccatgATTAAGAACTTCAGCAATTATCAGTTACAATTTTTGTATAGACTTGTGACAGAAGAAATCAACACTCAATTAAGGTCAGCTGAAAGGAGAGTGTACCAAGATGTAAAAAAGACCAATGTCTGATTTCGGATGAtgtttaattattaattcatGACAGTATACTGAGACAGGAAACCATCCCAAAGAATCATTTCTAGGCCACAAGTCATCCAGCTCAGCAATACAGTATATCACATGTCAGTATATAGTAATTTTTGCATATCTTGAATCTTACGTGCCTTACGTGGAAACTCTATTCAATGCTTACCTTCGTAAAGAATATAAAATACTATAGTATATAGCCCTTCTCACCTTGTCATATTTCTTTCAAgtcaaaatgtttgaaaataaattcacttttatgAAAGGAAGCATTATCCTTAATAGTAGAAGGTTACCCATGTGGATCATGCGTACAGGAAGTCCCCAGGTTATGGGGGTGGTTCCGTTCCTGGTAGGgcgctgtaagccgaaaatccCCTTAACCCGAATCATCATTATAATGGTAATAAATAGCAACAGCACTGTAAGTCTGGGTTACAGCGCCGTAGAGCAAGTTAACAGAGCCATGAGGCAAGAGCCTTAAGTCAGGAACGACTTAAACGCGAACCtgacgtaacccggggactgcctgtattcctgGTATACTACATACAATTCACTCACCCTCAGGCATACAAAGGGAATACCACTACGCTAGGAATGCAACGCCTGCACTACAGCTGTCGTAACATAGACAAACATTTCTACAGCACGTGCATTTTTAACTTTTGCTAAAACAACACAGTTTCACATCAATACACCTACAGCATTTTTATAAGATCACAATGCCTTGCGAGTTATCTTGCGTTCAAAAACGTCGTCCAAGCTGGCATCATAGCTTCTTTGAATCTTAAATTATTTTCGTAGTTCTGCAGTACACAGATGTTATGTGGGACCTATAAATCTCGTCAAGAGAATTCACCAAAGGTCTTCAATAAGATTTCTGTTAATCAACATATCTGAAGTAAGTATTTTTACAGTACAGCCTCTACTTTTGTTTCTCGGTACCTATTGCAGTGCCAAGCAATCATGGTACCATCTCAGACCCCCATTAAATGTGCCTTCTTTTTGCAAAACAATCATAATGATCAGCTGCAAATCATCCCTCTTTGGTGAATTACTTGTGTAAGAAATATAGCACTCCTCTGAAATTCTGCTACCCACAATAAATGCATGAAAAGTGCAAAGCATTATTTCTAAATGCACGTGCATGCATCGTTAACATTTTAGCATCCTATCCGTTAACATTTTAGCATCCTATCACATGAGCAAAACTCAAGACCACAAATTATGGTTGCCAGTGGATCACTTCTATAAATGTCACAGTGCATAAAAAAGCAGACATTACAATCAACTCAATTTGACAAATTGCACCATGAACTTCCTGAGGCAACATATAAGGAAAGTTTGTTTTACTTATTAAACCTAGTTTCCGGCGCTGTCAAACATCCTAGAATCAAAATTTAGTGCTCATTTGGAGCCGCATCACCTGGATAAAGTTGATGTGAGTTGTATCTATGAAGTTGAAATTGCTAGTTTATTTCACACCTCATGAAGAGAAAAAACTGATTTATTGAACACTTCATATACTAAAATCTGACCGCAATGAGAATGCTGCGCTTGACAATGTCAAGATATTTTTGGACCAGAAAATCTCAAATGACCTAAATATTGTATTTGCATCATTAATCTCCCCTTTATGAGAACAatagtgaaataaaaacaaatattagtacagagcaaaaaaaaaatgaagcagcATTTTGAATATGCAAATTGCATCTCACAAATGAAAACCTTGTTACATCACTCCAAAACCTATCCAACAGACCAGGGGTTATTTACAATGAAAGCAGTGAATGAATAACCTAAAAGATCCTGAACACAGATCGCTTACAGAACTGACAAATTCAAAAACCTGAAGCGTAGTTGACCATGCTAAGAGCCTTTGTCACCCCTTACCGGAAACATCGGTtggaaaaaagttttgaaagacaTCCCCAGACCTTCTAAGGTATGTAGAGGCTGCTAGAAGAGAGTTGTTAAAGAGAGGGGAAATTATTTTCTCTATAAAAACAACAGACTTACattaaaaaggagaaattttATATGCCTATGTTGCATCACACAAAAAACTAGCTGATATGTCATTCTTAACATCTCGACAGACACTATTGAAAAACTGCAAGCATAATTCTCACATAAAAGTCATTGCACACACTAACTTTCGAACTGGTTAACCAGAAGTGACATAAAACTGCAATTTAAATCAAATTTCATACTGAATTTCACTCAAAGTTTTAATTAGAGTCAACGGAAATTAACTTTGAAGTCGTCCAAATGAAATGATGGTCCCACTTGAAGGGCATTGAAGTTGCTCCACTGATTATACCAGCTGAAAGCATTGTCTCATTGTTTTATAAGAAAGTCTACCACTACAAAACATTTAATAGTTGCACAATAAAATTCTCCCTTTGAATTTGTGCTCAAACGTGACTTTACTTCTACTCTGCCAAAATGGAGATGATCTATTATGTAATTCACCAATTTTCTTGATTACATAACTGTCCAGTTGTTTACTTGTTTTACTGGGGCTCAAAGGATAATCTAAAGAAACTCTAGGATTATTTAAAATGCAGTGAACAAGACACAGTGGAGTAGTAACACCAAGTCAGCAATTTTGTGTGATCCCAAAGTTTCATCAGTACAAACTGTTCCGATATCACTATTCAGAACAGAATGAACTGACCTAAAAAAtgtccttcactctctctctctctccatgtaatgGCAGGGCACTGACATTTTTATCTAGATTTATCAGAAAAGTCTATCATCATAGATCAAAGACAAGACCTAAGGGAACCATACACTAGCACTTTTATAGTTTGGTTTGGATCTGACACTATTGTTCCATCTGCCACTAAGGCACTAAAAGGTGTTTCATTTTATAACCAAGACATCAACAGGCAAGTAACTAGGGACAACAAATTTATCATGATTCATTTAACATCATACAACAATAATTTAAAGGGCGATACAATACGATACAGTACTAACGTAGCTTGAAATGCTTTTACACAGGTACTATTTTGAAGGCTGCCTTTCAAAGCTGCTAGAATTTTTCCTTACTGTACAGTGAAATagaactctcttttttttttcagcaacctATAGTACTTCCACACCCCAGATGTGGTGGAGAACTTGAAACAGCTTATAAAGGGAGGGGGATTCCCTAACAAGAAAAATAACTCAGCAGCAATGAAAATGTTGCAGTCATGAGGTCCCAAAGTCCACATAGATGAATCAGTGTAGAACAGACTGCCCAGTATGGTAAGAATTTCCCCTGCCCAGATGTTGCCATGTACTATATAGCATGAAGTACTGCAGTTTACCTTACCTAAAGACACCAAGTACAAACCCAACCAGAGAGCGGATGCCTCTGATGCCGCTAACAAGAGCATGCAAACTGCGAGGACTGCGTATACCAACCTTAGCTTTCTTCATCTCGGCCACACTGGCATACACACGTGGCGGACGGCCCGTTGGGGTCGCAGGAGGCGAAGAGGGAAGCGAGCCGGAGGACTGATTAAGGATGTCCTCGACCTCATTTGCTGTCATGCGTTTGGAAGATGGTCTCGCTTTGATGGATGCAAGTTTAAGGGTCCCCACGGGGGTGCCCAGGGTGGGAGTGCCTTGCGGGGTGCCATACTGACTGCCACTGATAGGGCTCGCTCCGTACGGACTCCCGCTCTGGAATTGGCAGGCGGAGCGAGACATCAAGTCCCCGTTCTCCCGCATGCTGGCATCCAGTGCTTCTAGAGGGGGCAAAATGCTTTACGTCAGTCAGGGACATGTTTTAGGGAGAGTCGATTAAACTGCAAACAATTATATTTAGCAGACGGACATGCACACCTCCAGCAATACAgtaattgtattttttcatatatgatatgTTGCGCTTCATATGTTGAATATGCATTAATTGCATGCAGTATGGGCTGGTATTATAGTACAGTCATCTTTACCTCATGCAGCCTAAAATGCACTAaaacaaagctttttttttttctttgaagttgcaGTTGTAAGGAGAACTGTCCCAATTAACCAGTTAATGGTGAAAACAAAatcggttttattttttatccacaTTATCAACTCCAAAAGACAATGTACGGAATAAGAAGCCAAAAGTTGGTTACGTCAGACTCATTTTAGAACTATTGGAACTGGGACACAAACCTTGAAAACAAAACAGATTCATCTTACCAATGTCCTGAAGTCCTGCCACCATAGACTTAGCTCTTGCCCTCCCAACACTTAAGGTTGTTCTGGGGTCTCTTGGGGGGGGTGCAGGGGGGGCTTGGGACGACCGCACTAAGagggagacacacacacaaacacagttaGTGAAGTGGCAGCAGCAAGCTTTTAGGCAGCCACGAGGGTTATCGTCCGACACGGAATTTTGTTGAGGGTGCAAAAGAGGTTCTGGATATTACTGGACATAAAACATTCAAATCCTTGAAGGAGAAATCTCTGAATGAGAAGGTTACAGGTAAGAAATAAACCAATTTATTCGTCTGTTTAGCTACAGTATTAACATTTCCGCTGGAATCTCTCGAGGGGTACTGAGGAACTTGATGGGCGAGCAACTCCTTGATTGCTCCAAGATGTGGCCTAGATTGAAAGCAATGCACGACTCATATTAATACTGTATGGATCAATCTAtgtgtttatttaaatatttgattttgaACAGTGAATGAACGACATAAAACAgtacagagataaaaaaaacaacatgcATAAGATAGCTACGACATTATAATACTAACAAGAGACACAAATCAAAGATAGTAAACCGAGCGAGCGGGTAGTCGCCAGCACCacgagtgtgagagagagaccgGGTAGTGAGTGAGTGTTCGACGCCCCTGGAATACCAGAACCAAATTTCACCTTTAACAATCATCCGGGCTGCTAGTAAAAGCGAAAGCATCCTGATGCAGAGCATCTGTCATTTTCTTATGGATTTCAAGTACTGAATAGTAGCGGTAGGAACCGATCTGAAAATCAAAAATGGAAGAGAGCGCAAGAAGCCTCTAC from Macrobrachium nipponense isolate FS-2020 chromosome 48, ASM1510439v2, whole genome shotgun sequence encodes:
- the LOC135205123 gene encoding protein shank-like isoform X2; this translates as MEDGASVSSASGSAGAGSSSASSVGEEVVLRINVPELKVEKCLQFHKDDLVWDVKQQALAALPKVALWYRELRESFNYGLFCPPQNGRAGKFLDEERPLGDYPLATPIGYLELKYKRRVYKMLHLEEKALRALHTRANLRRFLDYVKENNVEKVSKMCAKGLDPNFHCQDTGETPLSLAARIKKPSRMMMSMVNGGALLDYRTKDGVTAMHRAVQANNFEAVKTLLDLGASPNYRDSRGLTPLYYSVTHCTDPLLCEALLHDYAVIGAADNQGWQETHQACRNKLVQHLEHLLFYGADMNAQNASGNTPLHVCAVNNLEDCARVLLFRGCDKNALNYANQTPYQVAVIAGNMELGEVIKNHNLEDVVPFKEPPKYNPNRRISGAPLSRTHSDPRLDVCAVTKPPSPSPSSRSIPPFSSASSLSETSTGSSSTCTHPSEMDSEECASALGSASLNAVAGMDCCDMVSDSSGVCTSNSGSAESYDATPTDVTQFEVGMLVVCLHQYTPHKPGHLDINAGDILEVTGSTDDGMLEGTIRGVSGVFPPQCVQEVRLRNPQAIRESLIAPQVARVQGRREMMVHQHYGTAPRLRKTANEPRTVVLHRGKKGFGFVLRGAKATSPLMERPNERGPALQYLDDVDPGGVADLAGLKKGDYLLKINGEDVSQASHEHVVTLIRKSGDLVQMMVVTPTPVTFLPHKPPIGNLGTIRRGCQTLPRKLHAVRSSQAPPAPPPRDPRTTLSVGRARAKSMVAGLQDIEALDASMRENGDLMSRSACQFQSGSPYGASPISGSQYGTPQGTPTLGTPVGTLKLASIKARPSSKRMTANEVEDILNQSSGSLPSSPPATPTGRPPRVYASVAEMKKAKQPLHTLEGLGMSFKTFFQPMFPALKARQALDLSRLHKDYHSTPDLKVGVMGSQAELTIEEKRKSVSQEDLFVTTLNERNSRHSLACPPHRSTMLERTTAQSPESKDSWQSGEEGTEEESSDSPNCSPGSMDYRLLRRSQSAVNSNMLRKAGLHPPPTHPPPPPPLGQLVKVDISRSKSDYAAVGLAASTTDAAPLSPGVQSSFRPTDCAKLYASPEEIKAVGYRSPDMMAALNRKNGGTAKTRSQSLPPSTNRPSVQKGSPEKETSLDSGIYSTTYSTFRGTEGETKMREMTSPTCAQKAPISDAVTYARPKNNKSVQEQKESCSPNKAYTGPGSVASSVPDIPEPDYSSDEDHTYNSQDDSQSKKTRTLKKKKQSVDFSPNLVTSISDPSDIPHYAAPSKNPTPLNSNFKDLIAQKAAERQARQDDGGSDGSKSMTSSPVKKVNGENGNGKAISDAIQESALFNRQKEKTVPSGTKAKPVPALPRDDSKSLLIMKNSQSCPNDFNIEDGDNSSSGVSSDQDVHPESSYVTVINTESDTISGSKNERFARHGTRDDSSEASESSDEASDRTWILTNEKGDKSDSSKDSDSNGARRTGTLTRNAVSLVKLPPPQETTEPDLDTELDASQSRNLTRSVDQDTISTLSSLSSLSSGSGSTAEREIPHHHHASAAMQMRATLPRMPHAATITRGSSVPPASQAIKSTMGGTLNRSRSASRDPHWGAESEPITVREKSAPPTSRASAADRNAYKKTTNVDTGETEYERSIEESLQLIRMHMDSLNEVNTLAGVPAREQAAGEMVLAPPPEFCDMSLAESQNKRNKTVIQISNDDYDPSVRILGNQNSGDSDEVPGFRNKTLTEWTTRDTTEWLESIFMPEYKDSFEEQDIDGRKLMGINNDTLINLGVRRVGHRVNMEKSLKRYKPTERIDL
- the LOC135205123 gene encoding protein shank-like isoform X3, whose translation is MAFRNSSKPKLKYKRRVYKMLHLEEKALRALHTRANLRRFLDYVKENNVEKVSKMCAKGLDPNFHCQDTGETPLSLAARIKKPSRMMMSMVNGGALLDYRTKDGVTAMHRAVQANNFEAVKTLLDLGASPNYRDSRGLTPLYYSVTHCTDPLLCEALLHDYAVIGAADNQGWQETHQACRNKLVQHLEHLLFYGADMNAQNASGNTPLHVCAVNNLEDCARVLLFRGCDKNALNYANQTPYQVAVIAGNMELGEVIKNHNLEDVVPFKEPPKYNPNRRISGAPLSRTHSDPRLDVCAVTKPPSPSPSSRSIPPFSSASSLSETSTGSSSTCTHPSEMDSEECASALGSASLNAVAGMDCCDMVSDSSGVCTSNSGSAESYDATPTDVTQFEVGMLVVCLHQYTPHKPGHLDINAGDILEVTGSTDDGMLEGTIRGVSGVFPPQCVQEVRLRNPQAIRESLIAPQVARVQGRREMMVHQHYGTAPRLRKTANEPRTVVLHRGKKGFGFVLRGAKATSPLMERPNERGPALQYLDDVDPGGVADLAGLKKGDYLLKINGEDVSQASHEHVVTLIRKSGDLVQMMVVTPTPVTFLPHKPPIGNLGTIRRGCQTLPRKLHAVRSSQAPPAPPPRDPRTTLSVGRARAKSMVAGLQDIEALDASMRENGDLMSRSACQFQSGSPYGASPISGSQYGTPQGTPTLGTPVGTLKLASIKARPSSKRMTANEVEDILNQSSGSLPSSPPATPTGRPPRVYASVAEMKKAKQPLHTLEGLGMSFKTFFQPMFPALKARQALDLSRLHKDYHSTPDLKVGVMGSQAELTIEEKRKSVSQEDLFVTTLNERNSRHSLACPPHRSTMLERTTAQSPESKDSWQSGEEGTEEESSDSPNCSPGSMDYRLLRRSQSAVNSNMLRKAGLHPPPTHPPPPPPLGQLVKVDISRSKSDYAAVGLAASTTDAAPLSPGVQSSFRPTDCAKLYASPEEIKAVGYRSPDMMAALNRKNGGTAKTRSQSLPPSTNRPSVQKGSPEKETSLDSGIYSTTYSTFRGTEGETKMREMTSPTCAQKAPISDAVTYARPKNNKSVQEQKESCSPNKAYTGPGSVASSVPDIPEPDYSSDEDHTYNSQDDSQSKKTRTLKKKKQSVDFSPNLVTSISDPSDIPHYAAPSKNPTPLNSNFKDLIAQKAAERQARQDDGGSDGSKSMTSSPVKKVNGENGNGKAISDAIQESALFNRQKEKTVPSGTKAKPVPALPRDDSKSLLIMKNSQSCPNDFNIEDGDNSSSGVSSDQDVHPESSYVTVINTESDTISGSKNERFARHGTRDDSSEASESSDEASDRTWILTNEKGDKSDSSKDSDSNGARRTGTLTRNAVSLVKLPPPQETTEPDLDTELDASQSRNLTRSVDQDTISTLSSLSSLSSGSGSTAEREIPHHHHASAAMQMRATLPRMPHAATITRGSSVPPASQAIKSTMGGTLNRSRSASRDPHWGAESEPITVREKSAPPTSRASAADRNAYKKTTNVDTGETEYERSIEESLQLIRMHMDSLNEVNTLAGVPAREQAAGEMVLAPPPEFCDMSLAESQNKRNKTVIQISNDDYDPSVRILGNQNSGDSDEVPGFRNKTLTEWTTRDTTEWLESIFMPEYKDSFEEQDIDGRKLMGINNDTLINLGVRRVGHRVNMEKSLKRYKPTERIDL